In Hyphomicrobium denitrificans 1NES1, the genomic stretch GTGCAGCCGGCCGCGCCGCTCTTCGAAGAACGCAATGATCCGGTGCAGGTCGTCGAGCGACTTGACGCCGTAGCCGGCGTTGTAGCTGCGGCGGCTGTCGGCCCAACGGCTGTTGCGTTCTTCGTATCCCGAGCCGAGCGCGACGACATCGGTGCGCCGCTCGGGGCCGCCTTGAGCGTTGCGCGAGATCGCCGTCGGAAATCTGACGTCGTGAAATGACATGAGATGACTTCGCTTTAAAGGTTACGCTGGCCCGCGGCGGCGGCGCGGGCAATCATCGCGGCAATCTGCGTCTGCGAGCGTTTGAAGCTCGCAGCGTCGGGTGTCGAGATGTTGATCGTGATGTGCTGGCCGCAGCCACCTGCCGCCGCGACGCCAAGCCGTCCATCGGAACCACGCGTCAGCGGCATTATCGCTTCCGGGCCTTTTTCTCCTGCAAGACCCGAGGCGCCGCCCGCGAGCGGAAACGAGATCGGACTCGCGATGACGCCGCCGCTGGCGAACGGTACGGGCGCGCCATTCTGAATGACGCCGCCTTTTGCGAACGGCATCGCGCCGCTGATCAACCCCTGAAACACCGAAGCCAGGCCGCTCGTCAGCGGCTGCAGCGTCGCCTTCAACGCGAGCTTGGAAATGTTGAGGGCGAGCGACTTGAAGACATCGCCGACGCTCTTGCCTTTGATCGCAAGATCGTCGAAGGCGGACACAAGCCGGTTTGAAAACTGCTGCCCGAGGCGGCTCGTCGTCGCGAGGCTCGCTTCGAGATCGCTCGTATCGGCGGTGATCTTGACATTCCACGTCTCAAGCTGCTGCTCGTCGGTCAAAGGCATCGTCCTATGTCTCGCAATCGGGGTATTGCCGCATCAGCGCGTCGAGTTCGGCTCGCGTCGGCGCCGATCCTTCGCCTGCCGTTCCGAATTTGCCGCGCAGAATGGCCTGCAGTTCGCGCGGTGTCAGCGACCAGAAGACGGCGGGGGCAAGCCCAAGCACGCCAAGCCCCATTTCCATTACGAGGTTCCAGCGAAAGGGTCGCGCGCTTCGGCGTTCGCCTCCTCGCCTCTGTCTTGATCGGCGACGGGCCCTCCGCCGAACGTCGCCGTCAATAGCCGCGCGACGATGTCGACATAACCTGCAGCACCGCCATTGCTCTGCATCGACGTGATATCGGCGTCGCTGACAGCGTGCCCGGCTCCGCGTAGCCCGGCCGCAATGACGCGCATGCAATCGCGCGCCGAGAGCCTGCCTTTTTCAAAGCGTGCAGCCAGCGCCAGCATGTCGGAATCGCCGAAGGCATCTTCGAGCTCGGCAAGCGCGCCGAGCGTCAACACGAGCTTGAAGGTTGTTCCGTCGAGTTGCGCCTCGATCTCGCCACGGTGTCTGTTGGCCATTTGGTGTCCATCAAATATCCAGGAATTCCCCTCCCCCCTTGCGGAGGGAATTATAACCTTGACTGAACAGAGCAAATTGTTATACTCAACCCAAAGTAATGATTGGGGGAGTGTTTTGATGGATCGGATTATTGCATCTGACGTAGCAGAATTTGCAAAGTCGCATGCGCTTGATGATTTGCCTGAGAACAAACAATTCGAACACTTCACCTCGTACATCACGGTCCGTCGCCATCACGCGCGTACGTTCGATACTGATGATATTGTCGTCGGCGGAAACAGTGAGCCGTCAATTGACTCAATCGCGATCATTGTGAACGGGACGCTCGTTACCGAACCATCCACAATCGACGAGCTAATCGAGAGGAATGGGTATCTCGAAGTAAACTTCGTTTTTGGTCAAGCTGACCGAGGCTCTCACTTCGACAGCAGCAAAATGGGTACCTTTGGGTACGGTGTTGAAGACTTCTTTCGCGATGAGCCGACGTTGCCGAGGGGTGAGCGGGTTCGGTTAGCCGCCGAGATTAAGGACGCGATTTTCGATCAGGGCAACAAACTCCGAAAAAAGCCTACGTGCCGGCTTTACTACGCAACGACAGGGCGCTGGAATGAGGATCAGATCCCCGTTGCAAGACGCGACGCGACCGTGACGGCAATTGAGTCCACGCAGCTTTTCAGCTCGATCGACTACCATTGCTACGGAAGCAATGAACTTCATGACCTATATGTGCGGACAAAGACTGCTGTAACCCGTGAGTTTGAGTTCAAGGAACGTCGGTCTATGCCGAAACCCGATGGCGTTAAGAGCGCGTATATCGGCTATGCTCCGGCTGCGGAGTTCATGAAGATCATCTCCGATGATAGCGGCGATGATATTCTAGGCAGCATCTTCGACGAGAACGTTCGTGATTGGCAGGACTACAACGCCGTAAACAAGGAGATGAGGGACACACTTCAGTCCCCTCATCGGGATCGTTTCGCGCTAATGAATAACGGTGTAACGATCATTACCAGCAGGATAGGCGGGGCTGGCGACGATTTGATTCTTGAAAACTTTCAGGTCGTCAACGGTTGTCAAACAAGCAACGTTCTTTTCAATGAGAGGCACGAGGACTTGAGTAAGGTTTTCGTGCCATTGCGCCTAATCGAGACTGAGGATGAGGCGGTAAAACAAGCTATCATCACCGCGACGAACCGGCAGACCGAGCTCACCACAGAACAACTTTATGCGCTGACAGATTTCTCGCGCCAGCTTGAGGATACGTTCAAAACATATGATGAGCCTGTTCGGCTATACTACGAACGGCGTGATGGGCAATACGACCGATTCCCAGAAATAAATAAAACCAAGATTGTCGTTCCCCGCGCGCTAGTGACGGCCTTCGCAGCAATGTTTCTCAACGACCCCACGAGGGTCACGAGAAACTACAAAACCATCCGGACTAAAGTAGGTGCCGAGATATTCGCTAAAGGGCACCACATCGAACCATACTACGTTGCCGCTTACGCCGCATATCGGCTCGCGTTCCTATTACGCAATAAGCTTAAGGGTGACACCGGGGCTCGCTTCCACATACTGACGGCGCTTAGGTACCTTCTCGACTCACGTCCGTTGCCGCCTATGAATCGAAATGAAATCAAGAGTCGTTGTGAGGAGATGACTAAGCTCCTTTGGGACCACGCAAAGTCGGACGAACTTTTTGCGGAGGCTTCATCTATCGTTCACAAGGTTGTTGAAGATCAGGGCCTTGAGTTCGACCGGGACAACATCCGCACCGAGGCGACCACCAAGGGGTTACTACAGCATTTTGGGATTAGGGTAGCCGATGATCGAGCGTGATGAATTTGACGAAAAAGAAGCTGCTCGTCGGCGCGACGAGGTGGTTCGCCATATGGCAAACACCCCGCCGCAACCGAAGATTAAGTCTCGACCTCATCAGGAAAAGAAAAAGAAAGCTGGCGCGGATCACGCGGCTCATAGGGACCGCGTGGACCGTGAACGTTAGAACGGAACGTCGTTCTGTCGATCATTAGATTGTTGATAGGTCACCCGCTTGCCGACGACGCCAGCAACGGCTTTTGTTGCTCGTTCCGCATCCGTAACGTTGAGTGTAGAGCGTTCGTTGTAACGGAAATCAAACTCAGCGAGATACCGCTTTAGATGCTGCGCGCTGACATGATGATAAACACCCGTGATGCCGCGCTTCATCGTTGCGAAGTAGCTTTCGATTGTGTTCGTATGAATATCGCCGCGAACGTATTCGCCGATGCTGTGATTGACCGAATGATGGTTGGGTTCGCCATGGCGAGCGCGTGCGCCGCCATCATCGCTGACCGTACGCGTAGCCTCTGCGATCTGCGCATCCATGATCGGGCGGAGCGTTTTTGCGCTGACGTTCGGGACATGGTGAGAACGGACCTTGCCGCTGCGCTCGACTAGAGCAAATACGGCTTCCTTGCCCGCACCGCCGATATTGGCCTTTTTGCGCTTACTCCGATGCTTGTTCTTTTCCTTGCCGCCAACATACGTCTCGTCAAATTCGATCGTCCTGCCACTGCCGCCAAGAGGACCATGCGACGGATTGAGGTCGCGCATGCCCTCGCGAATGCGATGCGCCATAAACCATGCGGTTTTGTACGGCAGACCGATCATCCGATGAAGCTGATGGGCGCTCATGCCCTTTTTGCTGGCACACATGAGATGTGTAGCCAGGAGCCACTTCGTCATGGGGATGTGCGAGCGCTCATAAATAGTGCCGACTGCCGCCGTGAACTTCTTGCGACAGTCCTTGCAGTGATACCAGCCGGGACCCATTGACTTGCCGCCAAGCTCTTTGACGGTCTCGCTCTGGCCGCAGAACGGGCAATGCGCGCCGTTCGGCCAGCGGATGCCCTGGAAATGCTTCCGAGCCGCGTCGGCGTCGGTGAAAATCGGGTTCGTCAGATCAGCGGTGGCAGGCATGTTCAAATCTCCTGAGAAACAACATAGCCGCTCAGGTCTGTTCAGTCAAGGTGATAATTCCCCTTGCGGAGAGGGGTTAGGGGTGGGGGTAAGGCCCAGCGCAATGCGGACTGGAGCGTGGTCGTCACGACGTCACGATTTACGTTTGATCGTCGCCTGGTTCTTCACCCCACCCCTCCCCGTCAAGGGGAGGGGAGAAGTGAGTAACAATGCGTGAGGATGACGAAGGCATCAGGACGCCGCCGTGAACGTCAGCTCGCCGGCGCTTTCGAGTGAGATGTCGAAGGTCACTTCCGCGTCGTGACGGCCGCTGAATTCGAGGGCCGTGATCTGGAACGCGCCCTGGATCGTTCCGAAATCCGGAACGATGATTTGCCAGTCGCGGATCGTGCCGTTGAATGCGTAATCGCGTATGGTCGCATCCGACGCGCCGTCCTTGAACACGCCTGACCCGGTGATGCGCGCTGACTTGACGCCGGCGCCCGTCAAAAGCTCGCGCCACTGTCCCGCGCTTTCGGTGTTGGTGATCTCGACCGTTTCCGCGCTGATCGAAAGACTGCGTGCGCGCAATCCGGCGACCGTCACGTAGACGCCCGCACCCGTCGTATCGACCTTCAGAAGAAGGTCCTTACCTTTTTGTGCTGTCATGTTTTGAGGACTCTTTTGTTTGTGCCCGGCGACTCCGCTTCGCGGAGCCGGCCGCCGGTTACGGCCTTCGTGATGCTTTGATGCCTGTTCCCGCAACGCCGCTTCGCGGAGCCGGGCCGGTTACGGGCGAGTTGTTTCGTTCCCTCTCCCCGTCCTTACGAGGAGAGGGGTAGAGTGAGGGGCGGCCGCTCATTTCCGTACTTGTTGCAGCCCCTCACCCGCCCTCTCCCCATTCCAAGTGCATCGGAATGGGGAGAGGGAGCGGTCGCGTTATTTCACTTCCGTTACGGCGCGGAAGCGGGCGATGCCGTGAAACGTTTCGCCGTCGTTGTCGCGACGGGCTTCGGAATATTCGTGCCGAAGATTGATCAACCGGTGGCCGGAGAGCGCCAGATCCTGATCGTGCAACGCGTCGCGCGCCGCCGCGATGACGGCTTCCGCTTCTTTCCTTCCGCGCGCCCGCGACCAGACGTGCAGCGTCACGAGATGCTCGTAACCTTCGTCTGTTCCGGTCGACCAGTCGCGTTCCGTCGATTGTCCGAACGTTACGAACGGAAACTCGGCGCGCGCCGGCGCATCGTCGTAGATGCGCGGGCCGCCGAGCGCGGCAAGCGTCGACGCATCGCTCGTAAGTTTCTCGAAAATCGCCTTCTGAAGCGCAAAGCCTGCACTCGACATCACTTGCCTCGCGTTTGCTGATTACGATTGTCGGCTTGGTTCACGACCTTGGGGCGCTTTTCTGCGTCAGCCTCGCGCTTGGCGATGGCTTCGCGAATGAGCGCCAAAGCCCGTGTGCGCGATGCTGATGTCGCGATGCCGCCGATACTCACATCCACTTTCATAAATCACGCTCCTCCACCGGACACTTCAGCCAGGCTCCGCGATCCTCGACGTCGATAGCGCCAAGAATGTCAAAGATGCGAACACCAAACCGGATGCGCATGTCGGGCTGGACATCGGCGCGATAGCGTATCCAGACATCGTGCGTCGCCGTTCCCGCCGTGCGATCCAGCGTAAAATTTTCATCAGCGCTTCGCGACCAGATCGCCGCCCAGACTTCGGCAACCGTTTCCCATTCTGTCGTCGATCCGCCCGCACCGTCGCTTGTGCGTTGGGCGCGCTCGATGACGATGCGGTGCCGGAGATCACCGGCTTTGACTGGTGCCTTCATAGCCGGATCGTCCGAAACGGGTTGATGAGATCGCTGACAGCATCGGGAATGCGTGCGCCGTCTTTGCCGATTTCCAACGGATCGCGGCGCTCGTACCAATGCGCAGTCAGCATCAGGATTGCATGTTTCAGCGGCGCCGGAACACTCGACGCGCTGTCGCCAAATCCTGCCATCAGATCGATTTCGATTCCCTTCGCTGGGAGTCCTGGCGGCGGCGGCGCACTGTTGTTCCAGACCAGCCGTGGCGGCCGCGATGCGAGATCGATGAGATAGCTCTGATCCGAAACGGTCGTCGCATTTCCGGACGCATCCTTGACGCGCACGCCGCCGACCGAGCGCAACGGTGCGATCGGCAGATCGATCTCGCGACACTTCGGCCAGCGATCGAGCGTCAGCTTCCACGACTGCGTGATGAGGGCCAGCGACAGCGCCGTCTCGATATGCAGCCGCGACGTCAGGATGAGGCTGCCGATCAACACATCCTCGGCATCGGTGTCGATGCGCATGTGTGCCTTGGCATCGGCGACCGTCACCGGCTCCGCCGCCGGCGGGCTCGTCATCACGAGAGACATTGCATGTTCCTTATTGATTGCGCCTTGCGACTCCGCTTCGCGGAGCCGGCCGCAAGGCGCGGCCTTGTTGCGCGAACGGAGCAACAGCAAGCGCGCCCGGCGGCCGGCTCGCGGAACGCGAGTCGCCGGGCGCAAACGAAAATGCGGGGCCACCGCGATGCGATGACCCCGCACGCATTCCGCGCGGGCGGGAGGGAAACCCGCGCGAAAAATCGGGATGAACGTCATCCTCGGCCAAGCGCAAGCGAAGGCCGGGGATCCAGCGCAAGACTCGTCGGAGACGCAATATTGTGCCTTCGGCACTCTTGATGCTGGATCCCCGAACGTCCTCGCAGGCTCGTCCGTTCGAGGATGACGGAACGAGGTGCTACTCGGCGAATTTCAAGAGTTTGATCGCGTCGAAGTCCTGGACGCCACCGCCGACGCGCTTCGTGGTATAGAAAAGCACATACGGCTTGGCGCTGTAGGGATCGCGCAGCACGCGAATGCCGGCGCGGTCGACGATCAGGTAGCCGCGCGAGAAATCGCCGAACGCGATCGAGAACGAACCGCTGCCGATATCCGGCATGTCCTCGCTCTCGGCGACGGGATAGCCCATCAGTGACGGCCACTCGCCCGGAGCGTTCGCAGGCTGCCAGAGATAATTGCCTTCGCCGTCCTTGAGCTTGCGCACGGCCGCGACGGTCGAGCGGCTCATCATGAAGGTGCCGTTAGCGCGATAGGGCGCCTTCGCGGCGTAGACGAGGTCGAGCAGCTTGTCGCCCGGCGCCGTCGCGGGGAAGGCGCCGTCAAAGCCCGACGTGACGAAGCCGATCTTTCCCCACGCCCACGATGCGTTCGCAACGGTGTCGTAGGCGAGAAAACCTTTCGGCTTGTTCGAGCCGTCGCCCGAGACAAACGCAGTGCCTTCCTGCTCGGCAAATGCGATCCGCACTTCCTCCGCCAACCACTCGTCGATATTGACGATCGTGTCGTCGAGCAGAGATTGCGATGCGGCGGGCATCGCATAGAGCTCCATCGTCGGAAACTGCAGGTTGGCGAGCGTCGGCGTCGTCGTTTGCGTGCGCGACGCGGTTTCGGCGACCCATCCCGTGCCGACTCCGGTCGTGGCGAATGGCCGGTTATAGACCGAGCCCGACACCTGGCGGATGCCTGAGATCGCGCGCATCGGCGAGATCGCCTTCAAGGCGCGGTTGACGGCAGCTTCCGTCTCGGCGGGCACGAGATAGCCGCCGTCGGGAGCCGAGCCAGCCGATAATGCTTTCTCCTCGATGCGGGCGAGTCGTGAAGCATCGCCGCGGCGCACGTATCCGTCGAATGCGGCTTTGTGCGCGAGCTCGGATGTCGGAGACGCGCCGCTTCCGGCAAGGTGCGGACGCGCAGCTTTCAGGGCGATGCTGTCGGAAACACGTTTCGCCGAGTCGAGCGTCTCCTCGATACGCGCGAGCTTTTCCGCGACGAGTGCGTCGGACGCGCCGCGCTGCTCGATCTCAGTCAAACGCTGGTCGTTCGTTTCCTTGAAGGCTTCGAAGGCTTCAAGAAATTCTTCGAAGGCGCGCGCGGTTTCCCCGCCCGCCCCCTTCGTTTCGAGGGTGGTCGTGTCGGTCATGAGTTGTCCTGTTGGGTTTTGAATCCCCTCTCCCCATTACCTGCACTTGAATGGGGAGAGGGCTAGGGTGAGGGGCGGCTGCCTGCTCTATCCGAGATGCAGCCCCTCACCCCAACCCTCTCCCCGCATGCGGGGAGAGGGAG encodes the following:
- a CDS encoding phage tail tape measure protein produces the protein MPLTDEQQLETWNVKITADTSDLEASLATTSRLGQQFSNRLVSAFDDLAIKGKSVGDVFKSLALNISKLALKATLQPLTSGLASVFQGLISGAMPFAKGGVIQNGAPVPFASGGVIASPISFPLAGGASGLAGEKGPEAIMPLTRGSDGRLGVAAAGGCGQHITINISTPDAASFKRSQTQIAAMIARAAAAGQRNL
- a CDS encoding phage tail assembly chaperone yields the protein MEMGLGVLGLAPAVFWSLTPRELQAILRGKFGTAGEGSAPTRAELDALMRQYPDCET
- a CDS encoding gene transfer agent family protein, producing MANRHRGEIEAQLDGTTFKLVLTLGALAELEDAFGDSDMLALAARFEKGRLSARDCMRVIAAGLRGAGHAVSDADITSMQSNGGAAGYVDIVARLLTATFGGGPVADQDRGEEANAEARDPFAGTS
- a CDS encoding AIPR family protein, which codes for MDRIIASDVAEFAKSHALDDLPENKQFEHFTSYITVRRHHARTFDTDDIVVGGNSEPSIDSIAIIVNGTLVTEPSTIDELIERNGYLEVNFVFGQADRGSHFDSSKMGTFGYGVEDFFRDEPTLPRGERVRLAAEIKDAIFDQGNKLRKKPTCRLYYATTGRWNEDQIPVARRDATVTAIESTQLFSSIDYHCYGSNELHDLYVRTKTAVTREFEFKERRSMPKPDGVKSAYIGYAPAAEFMKIISDDSGDDILGSIFDENVRDWQDYNAVNKEMRDTLQSPHRDRFALMNNGVTIITSRIGGAGDDLILENFQVVNGCQTSNVLFNERHEDLSKVFVPLRLIETEDEAVKQAIITATNRQTELTTEQLYALTDFSRQLEDTFKTYDEPVRLYYERRDGQYDRFPEINKTKIVVPRALVTAFAAMFLNDPTRVTRNYKTIRTKVGAEIFAKGHHIEPYYVAAYAAYRLAFLLRNKLKGDTGARFHILTALRYLLDSRPLPPMNRNEIKSRCEEMTKLLWDHAKSDELFAEASSIVHKVVEDQGLEFDRDNIRTEATTKGLLQHFGIRVADDRA
- a CDS encoding IS1595 family transposase translates to MPATADLTNPIFTDADAARKHFQGIRWPNGAHCPFCGQSETVKELGGKSMGPGWYHCKDCRKKFTAAVGTIYERSHIPMTKWLLATHLMCASKKGMSAHQLHRMIGLPYKTAWFMAHRIREGMRDLNPSHGPLGGSGRTIEFDETYVGGKEKNKHRSKRKKANIGGAGKEAVFALVERSGKVRSHHVPNVSAKTLRPIMDAQIAEATRTVSDDGGARARHGEPNHHSVNHSIGEYVRGDIHTNTIESYFATMKRGITGVYHHVSAQHLKRYLAEFDFRYNERSTLNVTDAERATKAVAGVVGKRVTYQQSNDRQNDVPF
- a CDS encoding phage major tail protein, TP901-1 family, encoding MTAQKGKDLLLKVDTTGAGVYVTVAGLRARSLSISAETVEITNTESAGQWRELLTGAGVKSARITGSGVFKDGASDATIRDYAFNGTIRDWQIIVPDFGTIQGAFQITALEFSGRHDAEVTFDISLESAGELTFTAAS
- a CDS encoding DUF3168 domain-containing protein — protein: MSSAGFALQKAIFEKLTSDASTLAALGGPRIYDDAPARAEFPFVTFGQSTERDWSTGTDEGYEHLVTLHVWSRARGRKEAEAVIAAARDALHDQDLALSGHRLINLRHEYSEARRDNDGETFHGIARFRAVTEVK
- a CDS encoding phage head closure protein — protein: MKAPVKAGDLRHRIVIERAQRTSDGAGGSTTEWETVAEVWAAIWSRSADENFTLDRTAGTATHDVWIRYRADVQPDMRIRFGVRIFDILGAIDVEDRGAWLKCPVEERDL
- a CDS encoding head-tail connector protein, which codes for MSLVMTSPPAAEPVTVADAKAHMRIDTDAEDVLIGSLILTSRLHIETALSLALITQSWKLTLDRWPKCREIDLPIAPLRSVGGVRVKDASGNATTVSDQSYLIDLASRPPRLVWNNSAPPPPGLPAKGIEIDLMAGFGDSASSVPAPLKHAILMLTAHWYERRDPLEIGKDGARIPDAVSDLINPFRTIRL
- a CDS encoding phage major capsid protein, whose product is MTDTTTLETKGAGGETARAFEEFLEAFEAFKETNDQRLTEIEQRGASDALVAEKLARIEETLDSAKRVSDSIALKAARPHLAGSGASPTSELAHKAAFDGYVRRGDASRLARIEEKALSAGSAPDGGYLVPAETEAAVNRALKAISPMRAISGIRQVSGSVYNRPFATTGVGTGWVAETASRTQTTTPTLANLQFPTMELYAMPAASQSLLDDTIVNIDEWLAEEVRIAFAEQEGTAFVSGDGSNKPKGFLAYDTVANASWAWGKIGFVTSGFDGAFPATAPGDKLLDLVYAAKAPYRANGTFMMSRSTVAAVRKLKDGEGNYLWQPANAPGEWPSLMGYPVAESEDMPDIGSGSFSIAFGDFSRGYLIVDRAGIRVLRDPYSAKPYVLFYTTKRVGGGVQDFDAIKLLKFAE